One segment of Gordonia terrae DNA contains the following:
- a CDS encoding class I SAM-dependent methyltransferase: protein MGYSFSLDDVAFLRSRHGEKALETVSGLELSPSTMLADITETRSRYAPHDAALIETVRCRRRAHPKLRDAEALLLTDDAVQQATASVVAAHRAAEIAQRFPASVVHDLTCSIGAELRELVRVSDIQGVIGSDIDRLRLAMARANVPDATLLVADALTPTSTADVLLADPARRSDAGRIFRLDQLTPPLFELLTTYPGRVLVVKCAPGLDHQMLRNRFGFDGEVQITSLDGGVREACLWSGPGVEPGRRATVLRTRADGTVAVVEITDREADDVPAGEVGEWIVDPDGAIVRAGLVRHYAHRHGLWQLDPQIAYLTGDSVPEGARGFRVIEQTGVTEKALRKALATLECGPLEILVRGLDVDPDRLRKKLKLKGSRPLSVVLTRIGRKGVAFICEPGVRF from the coding sequence ATGGGCTACTCCTTCAGTCTCGACGATGTCGCATTCCTGCGGTCGCGGCACGGTGAGAAGGCGCTCGAGACGGTGTCCGGCCTCGAGCTCTCGCCGTCGACGATGCTCGCTGACATCACCGAGACCCGTAGCCGGTACGCGCCGCACGATGCCGCGCTCATCGAGACGGTGCGGTGCCGGCGGCGTGCGCACCCGAAACTGCGTGACGCCGAAGCACTCCTGCTCACCGACGACGCCGTGCAGCAGGCGACCGCATCGGTGGTCGCCGCGCATCGCGCCGCCGAGATCGCGCAGCGGTTCCCCGCGTCGGTGGTGCACGACCTGACCTGCTCGATCGGTGCGGAACTCCGGGAACTGGTGCGCGTCAGCGATATCCAGGGTGTCATCGGTAGCGACATCGATCGGCTCCGGCTCGCGATGGCACGGGCGAACGTACCCGACGCGACGCTACTGGTCGCGGATGCGCTGACCCCGACCTCCACCGCGGATGTACTCCTCGCCGATCCGGCGCGTCGATCAGACGCCGGCCGGATCTTTCGGCTCGACCAGCTGACCCCTCCGCTCTTCGAGCTGCTGACCACCTACCCGGGCCGTGTCCTGGTCGTGAAATGCGCACCCGGACTGGATCATCAGATGCTGCGGAACCGCTTCGGCTTCGACGGCGAGGTCCAGATCACCTCCCTCGACGGCGGCGTGCGGGAGGCGTGTCTGTGGTCGGGGCCGGGTGTGGAGCCCGGTCGTCGGGCCACCGTGCTGCGGACCAGAGCCGACGGCACGGTCGCCGTGGTGGAGATCACCGACCGTGAGGCCGACGACGTGCCCGCCGGTGAGGTCGGGGAGTGGATCGTCGATCCAGATGGGGCGATCGTCCGCGCCGGTCTGGTCAGGCACTACGCCCACCGGCACGGGCTCTGGCAACTCGATCCGCAGATCGCCTATCTCACCGGGGATTCGGTCCCCGAGGGGGCACGCGGGTTCCGGGTGATCGAGCAGACGGGCGTGACCGAGAAGGCGCTCCGGAAGGCGCTCGCCACCCTGGAGTGCGGCCCGCTCGAGATCCTCGTCCGCGGACTCGACGTCGACCCGGACCGGCTGCGAAAGAAGCTCAAGCTCAAGGGCTCCCGACCGCTGTCGGTGGTACTCACCCGGATCGGACGCAAGGGTGTCGCGTTCATCTGTGAGCCGGGCGTGCGGTTCTAG
- a CDS encoding class I SAM-dependent methyltransferase, protein MTTDVTPGTDPAPNPHATEEQVKAALTDTKLAQVLYHDWEAETYDEKWSISFDERCIDYARGRFDAVDTGESLPYGRAMELGCGTGFFLLNLMQSGVATKGSVTDLSPGMVKVALRNAENLGLDVDGRVADAEKIPYDDDTFDLVVGHAVLHHIPDVEQALREVLRVLKPGGRFIFAGEPSTIGDFYARWMSRATWFATTNVTKLGPLQGWRRPQEELDESSRAAALEAVVDIHTFDPDELAGIARAAGAHKVDTATEELAAAMLGWPVRTFEAAVPPEKLGWGWARFAFGGWKRLTWLDENVLRKIVPPKFFYNVVVTGVKPPR, encoded by the coding sequence ATGACCACCGACGTCACTCCGGGCACCGATCCGGCTCCCAACCCGCACGCGACCGAGGAGCAGGTCAAGGCGGCGCTCACCGACACGAAGCTCGCCCAGGTGCTCTACCACGACTGGGAGGCGGAGACCTACGACGAGAAGTGGTCGATCAGCTTCGACGAACGCTGCATCGACTACGCGCGAGGGCGTTTCGACGCCGTCGACACCGGTGAATCCCTGCCGTACGGCCGCGCGATGGAACTCGGGTGCGGCACCGGCTTCTTTCTGCTGAACCTGATGCAGTCGGGGGTGGCGACGAAGGGATCGGTGACCGACCTGTCGCCGGGCATGGTCAAGGTCGCGCTGCGCAACGCGGAGAACCTCGGGCTCGATGTCGACGGCCGCGTCGCCGACGCGGAGAAGATCCCCTACGACGACGACACCTTCGATCTCGTCGTCGGCCACGCTGTGCTGCATCACATCCCGGACGTCGAGCAGGCACTCCGCGAGGTGTTGCGGGTCCTCAAGCCCGGCGGTCGCTTCATCTTCGCGGGTGAACCGTCGACGATCGGTGACTTCTACGCGCGCTGGATGAGTCGGGCGACGTGGTTCGCCACGACGAACGTCACGAAACTCGGCCCCCTGCAGGGGTGGCGGCGCCCGCAGGAGGAACTCGACGAGTCCTCCCGCGCGGCCGCGCTCGAAGCCGTGGTCGACATCCACACCTTCGATCCCGACGAGCTCGCCGGCATCGCCCGCGCCGCCGGTGCGCACAAGGTGGACACCGCCACCGAGGAGCTGGCCGCCGCGATGCTCGGCTGGCCGGTCCGCACCTTCGAAGCCGCGGTGCCGCCGGAGAAGCTGGGCTGGGGCTGGGCCCGCTTCGCCTTCGGCGGATGGAAGCGCCTCACCTGGCTCGACGAGAACGTGCTGCGCAAGATCGTGCCGCCGAAGTTCTTCTACAACGTCGTGGTAACCGGTGTGAAGCCGCCGCGGTAA